One Oscillospiraceae bacterium DNA window includes the following coding sequences:
- a CDS encoding SHOCT domain-containing protein has translation MKFKKLLDDGIITKEEFEEQKRKLLK, from the coding sequence ATGAAATTCAAGAAGCTTCTGGATGATGGAATTATTACAAAAGAAGAATTCGAAGAGCAGAAACGAAAGTTGCTAAAATAA
- a CDS encoding sigma-70 family RNA polymerase sigma factor, whose amino-acid sequence MEGDNREQAYQHLVNLSEQQGYVLFDDIMNSADKWSLPIQDVDWLSNMITTRGILVYDSAPATARDNDDDGIDDYAQCDYDAVFDRVIEIDPLLEPFISEIRNIKPPQTHEMDQLKYQVQERNLYARQRVIEMHLRFAVRIALQRVEQFDCEMADTLQEACLGLIYAVDKYDPDSSGPFGSYASLWIFQNISRTQPSQRATIYYSVHKKEQYFTMYPILKALGYLDWDDLMQSKEARVLIQTKLGCTKEQAEDVINQCLPMESLDETYSMFLKNTDACEKHEEYSIEREWDCFYKEDPFDEMEGSFLRDEIEEVIAGLKPREQQVICERYGFTDEKEKTLEEVGGMLGVTRERSRQIESKALKKLKLRLTAKGVTM is encoded by the coding sequence ATGGAAGGTGACAATCGAGAACAGGCTTATCAGCACCTGGTTAATTTGTCAGAGCAGCAAGGATATGTACTCTTCGACGATATCATGAATAGTGCTGATAAGTGGTCACTTCCCATTCAGGATGTTGATTGGCTTTCTAATATGATTACTACTCGTGGGATATTAGTTTATGATTCAGCGCCGGCTACAGCGCGAGACAATGACGATGATGGCATCGATGATTATGCGCAGTGTGACTATGATGCTGTGTTTGATCGGGTTATTGAGATTGATCCGCTACTTGAACCTTTTATTTCTGAAATAAGAAATATCAAACCTCCGCAAACCCATGAAATGGATCAACTGAAATATCAGGTTCAGGAAAGAAATCTGTATGCCCGGCAGCGGGTTATTGAAATGCATTTGCGTTTTGCTGTTAGAATCGCCCTGCAGAGGGTGGAGCAATTTGATTGTGAAATGGCAGATACGCTGCAGGAAGCGTGCTTAGGTTTGATTTATGCTGTAGATAAATATGATCCTGATTCAAGTGGACCATTTGGATCTTACGCTTCCCTGTGGATTTTTCAGAACATATCAAGAACGCAGCCTTCGCAACGCGCAACAATATATTATTCTGTTCATAAAAAAGAGCAATACTTTACAATGTATCCGATATTAAAAGCTCTCGGTTATTTAGATTGGGACGATCTGATGCAATCAAAAGAGGCACGAGTTCTAATTCAGACAAAGCTTGGCTGTACTAAAGAGCAAGCGGAGGATGTGATCAATCAATGCCTGCCGATGGAATCTCTGGATGAGACATATTCAATGTTTTTGAAAAACACTGATGCCTGTGAAAAACATGAGGAGTATTCCATCGAAAGAGAATGGGATTGCTTTTATAAGGAGGATCCTTTCGATGAAATGGAGGGGAGTTTCCTTCGGGATGAAATCGAGGAAGTGATTGCGGGGTTAAAACCTCGAGAGCAACAGGTTATATGTGAGAGATATGGTTTTACTGATGAAAAAGAGAAAACATTAGAAGAAGTTGGTGGTATGCTCGGTGTTACAAGAGAGCGGAGCAGGCAAATAGAATCAAAAGCACTCAAGAAATTAAAGCTCCGGCTAACTGCCAAAGGAGTTACGATGTAA
- a CDS encoding AAA family ATPase, protein MLLKSIKLENFRQFRNESIDFAQGENGKNVTIIIGENGTGKTTFAQAFFWCMYGETEFSDKIILNKIVASEMTPGRKEKVRVTLSLHHGDVDYKLIREQTYHKDYANNIKGDNTVFDIEMKDAGGNTSFIKKLQCELEIKKILPKELSRYFFFDGERIEKMSKDISTGKKATDFAEAVKGLLGLNAMISAINHFNPRSSLSVIGSYEKSFNSKSNKKIEEYTAVIEKSKARLEEIDARLEELDSQIAAAQTRRSEKTTEIKQYSEGEKLQEEREKLQQEIRGIVNMRANVYKAICKDFNSSMSSFISLSLMKRALELLAEHDFVGKDIPYMHQKTIEYLLRRKVCICGTHLDEGSVPYNKVKELINYLPPQSISTTVADFKKEAKTRAGKLTDLPTQIQENLATISMQTDDITDKTDELHAIEAKLSGGDVREKVRAINNEIQICNDTITKSNAERDRLNRERGGVEKEMDHADSERQNLTLLDESNKKTQMYLTYAKRIYDELKNVYQASETKIRERLQNTINDIFKQIYEGDLSLTIDSKYHITVQANDYEGDVETSTAQSISVIFAFITAIIKMARENRNATDEDAKLLSSEPYPLVMDAPLSAFDKRRIKTVCEALPETAEQVIIFIKDTDGELAEEYMGDRIGSRHQFDKKNEFETVLI, encoded by the coding sequence ATGCTGCTTAAATCAATAAAGCTCGAAAACTTCCGCCAGTTCCGAAATGAATCCATAGATTTTGCCCAAGGTGAAAATGGGAAAAATGTTACTATTATCATCGGTGAAAATGGAACCGGTAAAACGACATTTGCTCAGGCGTTTTTCTGGTGCATGTATGGAGAGACCGAATTTTCAGATAAGATAATCCTCAATAAGATTGTTGCATCGGAGATGACTCCAGGTAGGAAAGAAAAAGTCCGGGTAACACTGAGCCTCCATCACGGAGATGTAGATTATAAGCTTATCCGGGAGCAGACTTATCATAAAGATTATGCCAACAATATCAAAGGTGATAACACGGTCTTTGATATTGAAATGAAAGATGCCGGTGGCAATACTTCTTTTATCAAAAAATTGCAGTGCGAGCTCGAAATAAAAAAGATTTTACCGAAAGAATTGTCACGGTATTTCTTCTTCGATGGAGAGCGCATCGAAAAGATGAGTAAGGATATATCTACGGGGAAGAAGGCCACTGATTTTGCCGAAGCTGTAAAAGGGCTGCTCGGTTTAAATGCGATGATAAGTGCTATCAATCACTTTAATCCGCGTAGCAGTCTCAGTGTAATAGGAAGCTATGAGAAATCATTTAATAGCAAAAGCAATAAAAAGATTGAGGAATATACTGCAGTCATAGAAAAAAGTAAGGCCAGGCTTGAAGAGATCGATGCCCGGCTTGAAGAATTGGATTCTCAGATCGCAGCTGCGCAGACCAGAAGGTCAGAAAAGACAACGGAGATTAAACAGTATTCAGAGGGAGAAAAACTTCAGGAGGAAAGAGAAAAGCTACAGCAAGAGATACGCGGCATTGTTAATATGCGGGCAAATGTCTACAAGGCAATTTGCAAGGATTTTAATTCTTCAATGAGCTCTTTCATCTCACTTTCACTTATGAAAAGAGCCTTGGAATTATTGGCCGAACACGATTTTGTAGGCAAAGATATTCCATATATGCATCAAAAGACCATAGAGTATCTTCTGCGCCGTAAAGTCTGCATCTGCGGGACACATCTTGACGAGGGATCTGTACCATACAATAAGGTAAAAGAACTCATTAATTATCTTCCTCCGCAGTCAATTAGCACGACTGTCGCTGATTTCAAAAAGGAAGCAAAGACTAGGGCTGGTAAGCTTACAGACCTTCCTACGCAGATACAGGAAAATCTGGCCACTATCAGCATGCAGACAGATGATATTACTGATAAAACAGATGAACTGCATGCTATTGAGGCAAAACTCAGTGGCGGAGATGTCAGGGAGAAGGTTCGAGCCATCAACAATGAAATTCAGATTTGCAATGATACCATTACCAAGAGTAATGCAGAGCGCGACCGCTTGAATCGAGAGCGTGGTGGCGTTGAAAAAGAAATGGACCATGCAGATTCTGAACGTCAAAATCTGACTCTTCTTGATGAATCTAATAAAAAGACTCAGATGTATCTGACTTATGCTAAACGGATCTATGATGAACTTAAAAATGTCTATCAGGCAAGTGAGACAAAGATTAGAGAGAGGCTGCAGAATACAATTAATGATATATTCAAGCAGATCTATGAAGGCGATCTGTCACTGACTATTGATTCGAAGTACCATATCACGGTTCAGGCTAACGATTACGAAGGCGATGTTGAAACTTCGACGGCTCAAAGCATTTCTGTAATCTTTGCATTCATCACGGCTATCATCAAAATGGCTAGAGAAAACCGGAATGCAACGGATGAAGATGCAAAACTGCTCTCTTCAGAACCTTATCCGCTGGTAATGGATGCACCACTTTCTGCATTTGACAAAAGGAGAATCAAGACAGTTTGTGAGGCACTTCCGGAAACTGCGGAGCAGGTCATAATTTTTATTAAAGATACTGACGGTGAACTAGCTGAAGAATACATGGGAGATCGAATTGGAAGCCGACACCAGTTTGATAAAAAGAATGAGTTTGAAACAGTACTGATTTAA